The sequence CCGCCCTATGTGCTGCCGGCGCCGGACGCGGTGCTGGCGACGCTGGTCAAGGACCGCGCGGTGCTGTTCGCCTCCATGCTGGTGACGCTGCAGACCACGCTGGTCGCGCTGGCGCTCGCCGTGGTCGGCGGCGTTGCCCTGGCGCTGCTGTTCGCCAGCGCCCGCATTGTCGAGTTCTCGCTGTTCCCCATCGCGGTGATCCTGCAGGTGACGCCCGTCATCGCCGTGGCCCCGCTGATGCTGATCTATCTCTCCACCGACAGCGCCGTGCTGCTCTGCGCCTGGATCGTCGCCTTCTTCCCCGTGCTGTCCAACACCACGCTGGGGCTGAACTCGGTCGATCCCAATCTGCGCGACCTGTTCCGCCTCTCCGGCGCCTCGCGCTGGCAAACCTTGGCGCAGCTCAAACTGCCCACCGCCCTACCCTATTTCCTCGGCGGGCTGCGCATTGCCGGCGGGCTGGCGCTGATCGGCGCGGTGGTCGGCGAGATCGCCGCCGGCTCGGCCGGGCAAGGGTCGGGCCTCGCCTTCCGCATTGTCGAATCCGCCTATCGGCTCAACATTCCGCGCCTGTTCGCCGCACTGCTGCTCATCTCGCTCACCGGCATCCTCATCTATGCCGCGCTGAGCCTACTCTCCTGGCTGGTGTTACGGCGCTGGCACGAAAGCGAACTGGGTGGCCGGACGTGACGCTCGATCTAGAAGCCCCGCCCGCCGCCTTCGTGCTGGGCCATGCCCGTGTGCCCGCCTGTCTCGTTCCGGCCTTGGCCGGGCCGCCGGATGCGGAGGGGTTGGTGGCGGTCGACATCGCGGTGGAAGGGGCGCGGCTCGCCCGTCTCGCGCCGGCCGGCGCGCTGGTCGAGGCCGGGCCGCGGCTTGAATGTCGGGGCGGCTTGGTGCTGCCCGGCCTCGTCGACATCCACACCCATCTCGACAAGGGTTTCATCTGGAAGCGGGCGCCCAACCCGGACGGCAGTTTCGACGGGGCGGTGCAGGCGGTGAACGCGGACCGCACCGCGCATTGGAGTGAGGAGGACATAGGCCGGCGCTTCGATTTCGGCCTACGCTGCGCCTATGCCCATGGCACGGTGGCGATCCGCACCCATCTCGATTCCGACGGCCCGCGCGCCGCCGGCGCATGGCGGGTCTTCACCCAGATGCGCGAGGCCTGGCGCGGGCGGATCGAGCTGCAGGCCGTCGGCCTCATCGCTATCGACCGCGTGCTCGACGACAGCGCGTTCACGCCTTTGCTGGATCTGGTGCGCGCCCATGGCGGCCGCCTTGGCGCCTATACCTATCTCACCCCCAGCCTCGAAGCAGGCCTCGCCCGGCTGTTCGACGCCGCCGAGCGCTTCGGCCTCGAGCTCGACCTGCATGTGGATGAGCGGGACCGCGAGGGGCGCGGGCTCGACCTTCTCGCGCGCATGGCGCTGGAGCGCCGCTTTGAGGGGCCGATCCTCGCCGGCCATTGCTGCGCTCTGGCGGTGAATCGGGAGGACGAGATCGACCGCACGCTCGACCTTGTGGCGGAGGCCGGCATTGCCGTCGTCTCGCTGCCCATGTGCAATCTCTATTTGCAGGACCGCCAGCCCGGCCGCACCCCGCGCTGGCGCGGCGTCACCCTGCTGCACGAGATGAAGGCGCGCGGCATCCCGGTCATGGTGGCGAGCGACAATGCGCGCGATCCCTTCTATGCCTATGGCGACCTCGATCTCGTCGAGGTGTACCGGGAGGCCGCCCGCATCGCCCATCTCGACCATCCCCATGGCGACGGGCCTGCGCTCATCTCCCGCACGCCGGCGGCGCATATGGGCGTGGAGGCCGGAACGTTGGCCGAGGGAGCGCCCGCCGATCTCTCGCTCTTCCCCGCGCGCAGCCTCAATGAATGGCTCGCCCGCCCGCTGGCGGCGCGCATCGTGCTCCGCGCGGGCCGTGCCATCGACACCACGCCGCCCGACTATGCCGAGCTGGACGACCTGATGGAGCGCCCGCGTGAGCTATGACCTTCCCGCGCTGAAGGCCCGGCTCGCGGGCATCCGGCTGGAGGAAAATCCGGCCGTGCTGCGGCAGAAGAGTCGCGATTTCTACTGGTACTCGCCGACGCTGAAGCGCCAGCTCGACGGCGTCATCGGCGACATTCTCGCCGCACCGACGCACGAAGACGACGTGCTGCGCATCCTCGCCGCCTGCTTCGAACTCGGCATTCCCGTCACCCCGCGCGGCACCGGCACCGGCAATTACGGTCAGGCCATGCCGCTGGCGGGCGGGCTGGTGCTCGACCTCTCCGGCCTCGACACGGTGCTGGAGATCGCCCCCGGCCGGGTGCGGGCGCAGGCCGGCGCGCTGATCGCCGACATCGACGCCGCCTGCGCGGCGAGCGGGCAGGAACTGCGGCTGCACCCGTCCACCTACCGCACCGCCACCCTTGGTGGCTTCATCGCCGGCGGCTCCGGCGGCGTCGGCTCGATCACATGGGGCGGGCTGCGCGATCTCGGCAACATCGTCGCGCTGCGCATCGCTACGATGGAGGCGACGCCGCGGATTCTGGAGCTTTCCGGCGAGGCGGTGCAGACCGTCGCCCACGCCTATGGCACCAACGGCATCATCCTCGATGTCGAGATGCCGCTCGCCCCCGCCTATGACTGGATCGAGGCCATCATCGGCTTCGAGGATTTTGGCGCTGCCGCCGCCTATGCCAACGCACTCGGCGAACAGGACGCGATCCTGAAAAAGCTGCTTTCGGTCATCGCCGCGCCGATCCCGCAGACGAGCTTTTTGCGTCACCGGCCCTTCCTGCCGGAGGGCCGGCACATCGTGCTGGTGATGCTGGCGCCGATGGCGCGCGCCGCCTTCGAGAGCTTCACCGCCCGCTGCGGCGGGGACATGCTGTTCCGTTCCGATCTCCTGTCGCCGGAGGAGCGGAAAGGCCTGCCGCCGCTCTACGAACTCGCCTGGAACCACACGACGCTGCGGGCGCTGCGGGTAGATCCCGCCATCACCTATCTGCAGACGCTCTACCCGTTTCCGCACCAGCTCGCCCTCGTGGAGAAGGTGCACACCTTGCTGGGCGAGGAGGTGCCGGCGCATCTCGAATTCGTGCGCTTCGACGGCAAGGTCACCTGTTTCGGCCTGCCGCTGGTGCGCTTCACCTCCGAAGATCGGCTTGAGGAAATCGTCGCCCTGCATGAGGAACTGGGCATTCCGGTGTTCAACCCGCACCGCTACACGCTGGAGGAAGGCGGGATGAAGCAGACCGACCCGGCGCAGCTCGCCTTCAAGCGCCAGGCGGACCCGCGCGGCCTGCTCAACCCCGGCAAGATGATCGCCTGGGAAAATCCCGACTTCGACTTTGCCACCGGCCGCACCTATCTGTTCCCCGGTCTGGGAGGCAGAGGCATGGAGGAGGCCGGCTGATGCGCGCGCTTGTCGTCTACTGCCACCCGGTGGCGGAGAGCTTCACCGCCGGCGTGCGCGACGCAGTGATCCGGGGCCTGAAGGCGGCCGGCCATGAGGTGGACCTTCTCGACCTCTATGGCGAGGGCGCCGATCCGGTTATGGGACGGGATGAGCGGCTCGCCTATCATGAACCCGGCCTCAACACCGTACGCATCGCCGGTCATCTCGACCGGGTGAAGCAGGCGGACGCCCTCATCTTCGTCGCCCCCACCTGGTGGTATGGGCCGCCGGCCATGCTGAAAGGCTGGCTCGACCGCGTGCTGGTGCCGCATGAGACCTTCGGCATGCCGCAGCCCTTCCGCCCGCTGGAACGCCGGCTCACCAATATCCGCCTCCTCGCCGCGGTCAGCACGCTCGGCTCGCCCTGGTACTGGTGGCTGTGGATCGGCCAGCCCGGCCGGCGCATCTTGCTCGACGGCATTGGCGGCATCGTCCACCCGCGGGCGCGCAAGCTATGGCTGGCGCTGCACAGCATGGATTCGGCGAGCGCCGAACGCCGCGCCGCCTTCCTCGCCCGGGTGGAGGCACGTTTCGCCCGGCTGTGATGCCGCGCGGCAAAACGTGCTTTGCCGGGCGTCCTTTTGCTGGCATCGCGAATTGTGTCACGGCAATGCGTTATTTTCGCATTAGATAATGGTACCGTGGCGTGTATCGGATCGCAGGGACGCCCATGAAGGACGGCTTCGACAAGAAGATTGGCCAGCGGCTGCATCATGTGGCGCGGCTTCAGCGCGCTTTGGCGGCGCGCCGCCTTCAGGATATCGGCCTGTTTCCCGGCCAGGAAACGGTGCTCAAGCTGCTCTGCGAAAGCGACGGCCGCACTATGAGCGAACTCGCCGCCGCGCTGAAGGTGCGCCCGCCCACCGCGTCAAAGACGGTCGGCCGGCTCTCGGCCCAGGGGCTGCTGGTGCGCCGCGCCTCCGAGGGCGATGCCCGGCTGGTGCGGGTCCATCTCACCGAGGAAGGCCGTCACCGCGCCGAAGCGATCGACGCCATTTCCGATTCCATCGAAGACACGATGACCGCCGGCCTCGACGGCAAGGATCGCAAGCGCTTCCGCAAGATGCTGCGCAAGATCGACCGCAACCTCTCCACCCAGCTCGGCGCCGTCTCCAGCGAGGCGGACGAGGAGGCCGAGGACGGGGTGGAGGAAGAGACGGCCTGACGGCGAACCGGGGCTGGCTTCGCCGAATCGGGCTTGAAAGCGGCCCGGCTTTGGTGAGGAATAGCCGCCCCTCGTGCGCAGGAGTGCCCCATGTCCAGCCGCCCCGACCTTCTCCAGACCGGCCCGATGATGGGCATGATCGAGGCGCAGTTGAACGAGCACTTCACCGTCCACCGCCTCGACGCGCCGGACGCCGAGGCGATGCTGGCCGAGTTCGGCCCGCGCATCCGTGCCGTGGCCACCGGAGTCGGCTCCACAGGCGGCGGCGCCCGGCGGGTGACGGACGCGCTGATGGCGCGTTTGCCGGCGCTCGAGATCGTCGCCAATTTTGGTGTCGGCTATGATTCGGTGGATGCCGCGGCCGCCGGTCGGCGCGGCGTGGTCGTCACCAACACGCCCGGCGTGCTCGACGACGAGGTGGCGGACCTCACCATCGGCCTGCTGCTCGCCACCATCCGCCAGATTCCCCAGGCCGAGCGGCATCTGCGCGAGGGCAAGTGGCTCGCCGGCGGCTTTCCCCTCAGCGCCACGCTGCGCGACCGCACCATCGGCATTGTCGGCATGGGCCGTATCGGCCGCGCCATCGCCCGCCGGCTGGAAGGCTTCGGCCGGCCCATCGCCTATCACAGCCGCCGTCCGGTGGCGGATGTGCCCTACACCCATTATCCCGAGCTGGTCGCGCTGGCGCGCGATGTCGATGTGCTCATCCTCATCGTCCCTGGCGGGGCGGAGACCGACCGCATGGTCAACGCCGAGATACTCGCCGCGCTCGGCCCCAAGGGCGTGCTGATCAATGTCGCGCGCGGCTCGGTGGTCGACGAGCCGGCGCTGGTGGCGGCGCTGGAAAACGGCACCATCGCCGCCGCCGGGCTCGACGTGTTCGCCGATGAGCCGCATGTGCCGGAGGCGCTGGTCGGGATGAGCAATGTGGTACTGCTGCCCCATATCGCCTCCGCCACCCATGTCACCCGCGACGCGATGGGCCAGCTCGTGGTCGACAATCTCCTCGCCTGGGCGCAGGGCCGGCCAGTACTCACCCCTGTACCGGAGACGCCGGTGAAGCCGGCCGGCTGAGAGCGCGCACATGGCGTTCCGAACCCGATCGCGCGGGATCGCGCTCGCGGCCGGCGCACTCGCCCTGCTCGGCGCGAGGCACGCGGCGGCGCAGGAGAGCGGCCTGCCCCCGGCAGCCGCGCTGGCGGCGGAGTACCGGCTGACCAATGCCGATGGCGACCGCGTCTGCGTACTCACCCTCTCCGACAAGCCGCATGGCCGGGGCCGCGCCATGCCGGCGCGCTACGACCTGGCCTTTGACCGGCAGGCCTGCGCCGGCGCCATCCTGTTCAGCGTCGACATCGCCTCCTGGTCGCCCGGTCCCGGCAATGCCATCCGGCTGCAGGGGGCGGAGGGCGGGCTGGTGGCCGAGTTCACCGAAGGCGTGGGCGGCACCTGGGAGGCGCTGCGCGAGGGCGACGGGGTCTATTTCCTCGTCAATCCGCACCTTGCCGACCCCGCGCTCCGGGCCGCCGATCTCGTGGGTGGCTGGGACCTCGCGGAGCAGGCGGGAAAGCCGCTGTGCCGGCTGGAGCTCACGGACGCGGAGGCCGGCAGCGGCACGTTCCGCGCCCGGCTCGCGGCGGGCTGCCCGGCGCGCCTCGCCGCGCTGGCCATTGATCGCTGGCGGCTCGACGATGGCAGTTTGGTGCTGCTCTCCGCCACGGGCGAGGGGCTGCGCTTCGCCGCGCAGGAAGATGGCGGCTGGGAAAAGGTGCCGCCGGATGAGGGATCGCCGCTGCTGCTCAGCCGTCCGTGAGCGCGCCGTTCGTCCCCCGCCCGCCGAAATGGGAGATCGCGCGGCCACTCTCTGGCCACGCTGCCGGCAGGCGCCTAAGCTGCCGAAGAAGGCATGGCCGAGGGGAAAGAGCGGGTGCCATGAACGAGCATGTTGCCATTTTTCTCCATGTCGCGACCATCGGCCGATACAATGAAGTGATGAATGAAGTGCTTGGGGCCATATCGAGCTCCAAACATCCCCACTTGATCCGCTCTATCGAGGTAAACATCGTCGGACAGGGGGAGGTCACGGTCGATAGGGACGATCCCCGCCTCACGCTGATCCGCCGGCATGACGACGTAACCATATTCGAAATACCGACACTACAGTCCATACACAACTATAGCAAAATGAATCCTGGAGAAAATATATTATATTTCAATTGCCTTGGCGGAAGACATCTCGGTGCTGGATTTCATATACGGAAAACTTGGCGCCAGATGCTATATCAATATTATATTGACGACATGCGCGACTGCCTGACCGCTCTTTCCCAAAGCGACGCCTGCGGCATCTTCTGGCACGAAAAGCCGCTTCCGCACTTCGCCAGCAATAATTGGTGGGCAAAGGCTGACTATATCGCCTCATTGACCGACCCCGCCGCCTTCGCAGACCGGGTGGAGGCTCTGAATCTGGACAGCTATGGGGGGAATTGGACCCGGGCCACCCACAAGCGCCGCCACGCGGCGGAATTCTGGATCGGATCGGGAGCCGGCATCCGCCCGGCCAACCTGTTGAACTTCCAATCAGGCGTGCTGCCCAGAACGTTCACGGGTTCCTATCCCTGGTGGGACCTGCCGGGGATCGACTGGGGACGGGTCGCCCGCATCGCAAGGAAAAGGAACGCACCGCATGAGCCACTGCTCTCGTCGGCGCAGATCGTCCGGGCCGCCGCTCGCTATCATCTGAAGAAGGCCTATGATCGGGCGAAGGCTGTCCGCGCAGGATCATAGACCCGACGCGCCCGCCATGGGACGAGGCAGCCCCACGGCGGCTACACGCGAAGCAGATACCGGTTTCGCGTGCGAAACGGCGTCAAAGCGGAAAGCGGGCGCCGCTCCGGTGAACCGGTCGTCAACGGAACGGGTCCAGAGGCTCCGGCCACAGGCCGGCGTCGCGGCAGCGAACCGGGACCGCGCCTCGCCACCGGACGGGCCGTGACGGCGCGCCGGCGCGTAGCGCCAAAGCTCCCCCGCAAGGGGCCAGGACCATGTATAAGGACCGTCGGCAACGGAGATATGTTTGCGATGCACGTCATCTCGCTCTGCATCCCGACATATAACCGAGCGTCCCTGCTTTCCGAGCTGCTCGACAGCATTCTCGAACAGGACTGCGTCGACGCGGTCGAAATCGTCATCAGCGACGACGCCTCGACCGACGCCACCGCCCTCACGGCGGAAGCCTACAGGCCCCGCTTCAGGCACTTCAAATTCATTTCCCAGCCGGCGAATATCGGCATCGACGGCAATTTTCTCGCCGTCGTCGCTGCGGCCACGTCCCCCTATATCTGGCTGATGGGTGACGATGACCGGCTGGAGCCCGGCGGCCTTCGCCGGCTGCTGGAGGCGATCGAGCGCTGGCCGCAGGCTGTGGGCTTCACGCTCGGGGTTCTCGATTACGACGTTACCATGAGCCGACCGGTCGGCGTTCGCGCGACACCGCCCACGCAGGTGATGACAGGCGCGACGGCCGTCTTCTCCTCCATGCCGGAGCTCTTGGGGTTCATGTCCGCTCTCGTGGTGAAAAGGGACCATTGGAACAGCGCGATCGCCGATCCCACGATAGGAGCGGTCAGGAACTATTATGTTCAGGTCGTTATCCTCGGGCGCATCCTTGGGGAAAGCGGGCAGTGGGGCGTCATTCAGACCCCCTGCGTCGGCTTTCGCACCGGAAATGACCAGTTGCAGGCCCGCCATGGCTGGCTCGACCGGCTCAAGATCGACGCGCAGGCCTATGGCGAGATCGCCGATCTGCTGTTCCCGCACGCGCCCGAGACCCGCGCCGTCATCCGCCGGCGCATCTTCAACGCGCACATCATGGCGCGCATCACCAACGCCAAGACCATGCCGGCACCGACCGAAGGGGTGGCATCCGCCATCGTCTTCCTGGCGAAGACCTATGGAACACTGCCCGCCTTCTGGACCCGCGCTTTGCCGATGCTCCTGGCTCCCAAATGGTCCATCCGGAGCGCGCGCGGCTTCTATAAGAAATATATCCGCTCGTCCGGCGCGCGCCGCGCCTCCCTGGGTCGCAGCGCTAGCGGCCATTAGAGCGTTTTCGAGCGAAGTGGATACCGGTTCGCATGAAGAAACCGCGACAAAACAAGGTATCAGATCATTTCACCGTTGCCGTGCAACAGTGAAATGATCTGACGCACGCCCGGCCTGATCGCACCGCAATCAAACACGCCAAGGTCAGATCAGCCGCAGCCCGCGCAAGCTGGCGTGGCCGTCCTTGCCGACGATGATGTGGTCGTGCACCTCGATGCCCAGCGGCTTGGCCACGTCGATGATGGTCTTGGTCATCTGGATGTCGGCATTGGAGGGCGTGGGATCGCCGCTCGGGTGATTGTGCACGAGGATCAGCGCGCTCGCCGCCACTTCCAGCGCCCGCTTCACCACCTCGCGCGGATAGACCGGGGTGTGGTCCACCGTGCCGCGCTGCTGCACCTCGTCGAGGATGAGCTGGTTGCGCTTGTCGAGGAACAGGACGCGGAACTGTTCCTGCTCGACAAAGGCCATGCTGGCCCGGCAATGGGCGATGACCGCGCTCCAGGAGGAGAGCACCGGGCGCGCCCGCACCTGGCCGCGCGTCACCCGCTCCACCGCCGCGCCGATCAGCTTCAGCTCGGTGACGATGGCCTCGCCCACGCCCTTCACCTCGCGCAGCCGCCCCGGCGCGGCGCCGACCACCTCGGCGAAGGAGCCGAAACGGTCGATCAGCGCCTTGGCCAGCGGCTTCACATCGGCGCGCGGCACGGCGCGGAACAGCACGAGTTCGAGCAGTTCGTAATCCGGCAGCGCCTCGCCGCCGGCCTGGCGGAAGCGCTCGCGCAGCCGCTCTCGATGACCGAGAAAATGCGGCTCCGCCTCGTCAAAGCCCGGCGACGCGGCCGGCTCGCCCCCGGCGGAACCCGGCGCGGCCTCGCGGCCGCCGCTGCGCCCTGCTCCGTTGCGCGCCATGCCGGCCCCGGCCCCAATCAGTCGTTGCTGAAGATCGGCTTATGGTAGCCCTTGGGCGAGAGGGTGAAGATCTCGCAGCCCGTTTCCGTCACCCCCACCGTGTGCTCGAACTGGGCGGAGAGCGAACGGTCGCGCGTCACCGCCGTCCAGCCATCGGACAGCACCTTCACATGCGGGCGGCCGAGATTGATCATCGGCTCGATGGTGAAGATCATGCCGGGCATCAATTCCGGCCCGTCGCCGCGCCGGCCGACATGCACGATGTTGGGCTCGTCGTGGAACACCTGGCCGACGCCATGGCCGCAAAAATCGCGCACCACGCTCATATGCAAGGGTTCGACGAAATCCTGGATCGCCGCGCCGATATCGCCGACATGATTGCCCGGCTTCACCTCGGCGATGCCGCGCATCAGCGATTCATAGGTCACGTCGAGCAGCCGTTCGGCGCGGCGGGGAATCTCGCCCACCGGGTACATGCGGCTCGAATCGCCGTACCAGCCGTCGACGATCAGCGTCACGTCGACATTGACGATGTCGCCCTCGCGCAGCGGCTTGTCGTTGGGAATGCCGTGGCAGACGACATGATTGATCGAGGTGCAGGTGGATTTGCGGTAGCCGCGATACATCAGCGTCGCCGGCAGCGCGCCATGGTCCATGGCGAAGTCGAAGACCAGCCGGTCGATCGCCTCGGTGGTGACGCCCGGCGCCACCATCTCATGCACGAGATCAAGCGCCTGCGCCGTGAGCTGCCCGGCCTTGCGCATGCCGGCAAAGCCCTCGGGGCCATGCAGCTTGATATGGCCGGTCTTGCGCAGCGGCGCGCCGGCCGCCTCCACATAGCTCATCGTCGAACGTCCAACAGCACAGGGTCAGGGCGAATGCCCGTGCCGAATGTAAGCGATCCGCGCTCCGGCGCAAGGAAAGCGCGCGCGGAACGGTCCGCGCGCCCTCAGCCTGCCGGTTCGGTGGAGGGTGCGGCGAGAGCTTTGGCCATATGTACCAGCCGCCGGTCGGGCAGTTGCTCCACCCGTTCGATGGCGTAGCCCTTGCGGCGGTACCAGTTGATGTTGGCTTCCAGCGGCTCGCCGGTATAGAGCCGCACCATCGGCCGGCCCAATGCCCGCGCCCGCGCCTCGGCGGCAGCCAGCAGCAGGTTGCCATGGCCGAAGCCCTGGGCCCGCGGGCAGGCGGCGAGGCTGTCGGCCAGAAGATCATCGCCGCGCGGCAGCAGAATCGCGACGGCGGCGATGCCGTCGGCGCCATCCAGCGCCCATACCTCCCGCTCGCGGAACACGCGGGCATAATCCCACAGCAGCGGCACCGGCTCGACGCCGAGCAGGATGCGGTTGCGGGCATAGGCGGCGCGCTGCAGCGTCTCCACAGCGGCAAGGTCGGACAGGTCGGCACGGCGCAGCGTGCGGCCTTCCACGTCAAGCGTGCGCGCATTGAGCGCGGAGAGCGGCACCATTTGCCGGCCCGCCGCGTCGAAATTCTCCGCCGCCAGCCAGGCCTCCATCGCCACCGCGATCTGCGGCCATTCCTCGGCGAGAATGGAGAACCACGCCGTGTCGCGATTGCGACCCTTGATGATCATATGGTGGCGGAAAATGCCCTCGAAGCGGAAGCCATAGCGTTCCGCCGCCCGGCGCGAGGGGGCGTTGAGTGCGTTGCACTTCCACTCATAGCGCCGGTAACCCAGCGTCTCGAACACATGCCGGGCCATGAGATACATGGCCTCGGTACCGCCCGGGGTGCGCATCAGCGCCGGCGTGTAGAGGATGTGCCCAACCTCGATGCAGCGGTTTGGCGGGTCGATCCGCAGATAGGTCGCATGCCCCACCGCGACGCCGCTGGCCTTGTCGACAATGGCGAACAGCAGCGGGTCGTCGCGCTCCGCCGCCGGGCCGTAATAGGCGGCGAAGGCGGCATAGTCCGCATAGGGCCCGTTCGGCAGATAGGCGAAGATGGCCTCGCTCTCGGGTCCATGGCTGCCGGCGAACAGCGCCGGCCCATGGGCGGCGAGATCGAAGGGCACGAGATCGACGAATCGCCCCTCCAGCCGGGTGCGCTGCGGCCGCGGCGCCGGCGCGGTGTCGACCGGCGCGCCGAGCGGCAGCGCCGGCGGTGCGGATGTCTGTTGCTGCGGACCACTCATTCGCGTCTCACCCACGCCCGGCCGGCGGTGCCGGCTCTTGAACCTTGCCCCGCTCCCGTGTGACACGACTGCGAAACACTGCAAGAGCTTTGATGCACCGCATCACCGCAAAAGCCACCGGCAACGCCACGAGGACATGATGACGCCAGCCGCCCGCCTGCCCCTGCACCCCGTCGCGGCCTTCGAGCGCATCGGCGAGGAGAACGCCTTCGCCGTGCTGGCGCGCGCCGCCGCTTTGTCCGCGCAGGGTCGCGACATCATCAATCTCGGAATTGGCCAGCCGGATTTCTCAACGCCCGGCCACATTGTGGAAGCCGCCATCAAGGCGCTGCGCGACGGCCAGCACGGCTACACCCCTTCCGTCGGCATCCAGCCGCTGCGCGAGGCGGTGGCGGGCGACATCGAGCGCCGTTTCGGCCTCGGCATCGACCCTGGCCGGGTGATGATCGTGCCCGGCGGCAAGGTGACGATGTTCTCCGCCATCCTCATGCTGGGCGAACCCGGCGCGGAAATCCTCTATCCCGATCCCGGCTTTCCCATCTACCGCTCGATGATCGAGTTCACCGGCGCCACCCCCGTGCCGGTGCCGGTGCGCGAGGAAAACGGCTTCGGCTTCTCGGCGGCGGAAGCGCTCTCGCTCATCACCGAGCGCACCCGCCTCGTCATTCTCAACTCGCCGGCCAATCCGACAGGCGGCGTTACCCCCAAGGCCGAGATCGACGCCTTCGTTGCCGGGCTGGCCGCGCACCCGCAGGTCGCCATCCTCTCGGACGAGATCTACGACCAGTTCCTGTTCGACGGCGAAGCCCACACCACCCTGCTCGCCTATCCGGAAATCCGCGACCGGCTGATCCTGCTCAATGGGTGGTCGAAGACCTATGCGATGACCGGCTGGCGGCTCGGCTGGGCGCTGTGGCCGGAAGGGCTGTTCGACGCCGCGCGCAAGCTCGCGGTCAATGCCTGGTCCTGCGTCAACGCCCCGGCGCAGTTCGGTGCCCTGGCGGCGCTCACCGGGCCGCAGGACTGCGTGGCGGAAATGGTCGCCGAGTTC is a genomic window of Ancylobacter sp. IITR112 containing:
- a CDS encoding ABC transporter permease; its protein translation is MTTSPLRWLLPLGVLTALILGWEAVVKLNNLPPYVLPAPDAVLATLVKDRAVLFASMLVTLQTTLVALALAVVGGVALALLFASARIVEFSLFPIAVILQVTPVIAVAPLMLIYLSTDSAVLLCAWIVAFFPVLSNTTLGLNSVDPNLRDLFRLSGASRWQTLAQLKLPTALPYFLGGLRIAGGLALIGAVVGEIAAGSAGQGSGLAFRIVESAYRLNIPRLFAALLLISLTGILIYAALSLLSWLVLRRWHESELGGRT
- a CDS encoding cytosine deaminase, whose amino-acid sequence is MTLDLEAPPAAFVLGHARVPACLVPALAGPPDAEGLVAVDIAVEGARLARLAPAGALVEAGPRLECRGGLVLPGLVDIHTHLDKGFIWKRAPNPDGSFDGAVQAVNADRTAHWSEEDIGRRFDFGLRCAYAHGTVAIRTHLDSDGPRAAGAWRVFTQMREAWRGRIELQAVGLIAIDRVLDDSAFTPLLDLVRAHGGRLGAYTYLTPSLEAGLARLFDAAERFGLELDLHVDERDREGRGLDLLARMALERRFEGPILAGHCCALAVNREDEIDRTLDLVAEAGIAVVSLPMCNLYLQDRQPGRTPRWRGVTLLHEMKARGIPVMVASDNARDPFYAYGDLDLVEVYREAARIAHLDHPHGDGPALISRTPAAHMGVEAGTLAEGAPADLSLFPARSLNEWLARPLAARIVLRAGRAIDTTPPDYAELDDLMERPREL
- a CDS encoding FAD-binding oxidoreductase encodes the protein MSYDLPALKARLAGIRLEENPAVLRQKSRDFYWYSPTLKRQLDGVIGDILAAPTHEDDVLRILAACFELGIPVTPRGTGTGNYGQAMPLAGGLVLDLSGLDTVLEIAPGRVRAQAGALIADIDAACAASGQELRLHPSTYRTATLGGFIAGGSGGVGSITWGGLRDLGNIVALRIATMEATPRILELSGEAVQTVAHAYGTNGIILDVEMPLAPAYDWIEAIIGFEDFGAAAAYANALGEQDAILKKLLSVIAAPIPQTSFLRHRPFLPEGRHIVLVMLAPMARAAFESFTARCGGDMLFRSDLLSPEERKGLPPLYELAWNHTTLRALRVDPAITYLQTLYPFPHQLALVEKVHTLLGEEVPAHLEFVRFDGKVTCFGLPLVRFTSEDRLEEIVALHEELGIPVFNPHRYTLEEGGMKQTDPAQLAFKRQADPRGLLNPGKMIAWENPDFDFATGRTYLFPGLGGRGMEEAG
- a CDS encoding NAD(P)H-dependent oxidoreductase, translating into MRALVVYCHPVAESFTAGVRDAVIRGLKAAGHEVDLLDLYGEGADPVMGRDERLAYHEPGLNTVRIAGHLDRVKQADALIFVAPTWWYGPPAMLKGWLDRVLVPHETFGMPQPFRPLERRLTNIRLLAAVSTLGSPWYWWLWIGQPGRRILLDGIGGIVHPRARKLWLALHSMDSASAERRAAFLARVEARFARL
- a CDS encoding MarR family winged helix-turn-helix transcriptional regulator, which translates into the protein MKDGFDKKIGQRLHHVARLQRALAARRLQDIGLFPGQETVLKLLCESDGRTMSELAAALKVRPPTASKTVGRLSAQGLLVRRASEGDARLVRVHLTEEGRHRAEAIDAISDSIEDTMTAGLDGKDRKRFRKMLRKIDRNLSTQLGAVSSEADEEAEDGVEEETA
- a CDS encoding 2-hydroxyacid dehydrogenase — translated: MSSRPDLLQTGPMMGMIEAQLNEHFTVHRLDAPDAEAMLAEFGPRIRAVATGVGSTGGGARRVTDALMARLPALEIVANFGVGYDSVDAAAAGRRGVVVTNTPGVLDDEVADLTIGLLLATIRQIPQAERHLREGKWLAGGFPLSATLRDRTIGIVGMGRIGRAIARRLEGFGRPIAYHSRRPVADVPYTHYPELVALARDVDVLILIVPGGAETDRMVNAEILAALGPKGVLINVARGSVVDEPALVAALENGTIAAAGLDVFADEPHVPEALVGMSNVVLLPHIASATHVTRDAMGQLVVDNLLAWAQGRPVLTPVPETPVKPAG
- a CDS encoding AprI/Inh family metalloprotease inhibitor, giving the protein MAFRTRSRGIALAAGALALLGARHAAAQESGLPPAAALAAEYRLTNADGDRVCVLTLSDKPHGRGRAMPARYDLAFDRQACAGAILFSVDIASWSPGPGNAIRLQGAEGGLVAEFTEGVGGTWEALREGDGVYFLVNPHLADPALRAADLVGGWDLAEQAGKPLCRLELTDAEAGSGTFRARLAAGCPARLAALAIDRWRLDDGSLVLLSATGEGLRFAAQEDGGWEKVPPDEGSPLLLSRP
- a CDS encoding glycosyltransferase family 2 protein — its product is MTARRRVAPKLPRKGPGPCIRTVGNGDMFAMHVISLCIPTYNRASLLSELLDSILEQDCVDAVEIVISDDASTDATALTAEAYRPRFRHFKFISQPANIGIDGNFLAVVAAATSPYIWLMGDDDRLEPGGLRRLLEAIERWPQAVGFTLGVLDYDVTMSRPVGVRATPPTQVMTGATAVFSSMPELLGFMSALVVKRDHWNSAIADPTIGAVRNYYVQVVILGRILGESGQWGVIQTPCVGFRTGNDQLQARHGWLDRLKIDAQAYGEIADLLFPHAPETRAVIRRRIFNAHIMARITNAKTMPAPTEGVASAIVFLAKTYGTLPAFWTRALPMLLAPKWSIRSARGFYKKYIRSSGARRASLGRSASGH